One Pelobates fuscus isolate aPelFus1 chromosome 8, aPelFus1.pri, whole genome shotgun sequence genomic window carries:
- the KDM8 gene encoding bifunctional peptidase and arginyl-hydroxylase JMJD5 isoform X1, translated as MQRSVWVSVRALLARSVEEFPVELGPEVDGSAAWCVREAAACVYRGEAGRCGQLGEQLMDYGWERLNGRGWREVSRDWRRLYSYGCLYRALGLCGTGGSMEEALRVCDLGLLLGAHIMDNVLGRLISTLQQHAHRTGTGPLTAGGLSDWSEPRLDSLIDSNGSEPRLDPLTAGVPSNGSEPRLGPLTDREPSNGSEPRLDPLSAREFSGRSDQNCEPESRMDPLFVINKNETLTEGSMSSDLHHKGKKRLMDDKCELEPGNCKVRETMPRPLTPVLELRSTIPKLLCPSLEHFKANYLVTQQPVILEGIIDHWPCMKKWSVDYIQRVAGCRTVPVELGSRYTDVDWSQKLMTINEFISKYILNQQGGTGYLAQHQLFDQIHELKEDISIPDYCCLGDGDEDDITINAWFGPAGTVSPLHQDPQQNFLAQIVGRKYIRLYSVNETENLYPFESSLLHNTSQVDIENPDLDKFPKFPQSKYHDCILSPGQLLFIPVQWWHYVRALDISFSVSYWWS; from the exons ATGCAGCGCTCGGTGTGGGTCTCGGTCCGGGCTCTCCTGGCTCGGTCTGTGGAGGAGTTCCCGGTGGAGCTCGGGCCGGAGGTGGATGGCAGCGCGGCCTGGTGTGTGCGGGAAGCCGCGGCCTGTGTGTACAGAGGGGAGGCCGGGCGGTGCGGCCAGCTCGGGGAGCAGCTCATGGACTATGGCTGGGAGAGGCTGAACGGCCGCGGCTGGCGGGAGGTGTCCCGGGACTGGAGGCGGCTCTACTCCTACGGCTGCCTGTACAGAGCGCTGGGACTGTGCGGGACCGGGGGCAGCATGGAGGAGGCTCTCAGAGTGTGTGACCTGGGGCTGCTCCTGGGGGCCCACATCATGGACAACGTGCTGGGCCGGCTCATCAGCACCCTGCAACAACACGCACACAGAACCGGGACCGGCCCACTGACTGCCGGGGGGCTCAGTGACTGGTCAGAACCAAGGCTGGACTCACTGATTGACAGTAATGGGTCAGAACCAAGGCTGGACCCACTGACTGCCGGGGTGCCCAGTAATGGGTCAGAACCAAGGCTGGGCCCACTGACTGACAGGGAGCCCAGTAATGGGTCAGAACCAAGGCTGGACCCACTGTCTGCCAGGGAGTTCAGTGGCAGGTCAGACCAGAACTGCGAGCCAGAATCAAGGATGGACCCACTGTTTGTAATTAACAAGAATGAGACCCTGACAGAGGGATCTATGAGCTCAG atctGCACCATAAGGGAAAGAAGAGACTAATGGATGACAAATGTGAACTGGAACCAGGGAATTGCAAGGTCCGAGAG ACTATGCCTCGCCCTCTCACACCTGTTCTGGAGTTACGAAGTACAATCCCGAAGCTCCTCTGTCCATCTTTGGAGCATTTCAAAGCAAATTACTTGGTTACACAGCAGCCGGTTATTCTAGAGGGCATCATTGACCATTGGCCATGTATGAAAAAATGGAG TGTGGATTACATTCAGAGAGTTGCAGGATGTCGAACTGTTCCAGTGGAGTTGGGATCCAGATACACAGATGTAGATTGGTCACAGAAATTAATGACTATAAATGAGTTTATCAGCAAATACATATTAAATCAG CAAGGCGGCACAGGATATCTCGCTCAGCATCAACTATTTGACCAG ATCCATGAACTGAAAGAAGACATAAGCATTCCAGATTATTGCTGCCTGGGTGATGGGGATGAAGATGACATTACCATCAATGCTTGGTTTGGTCCAGCAGGAACAGTGTCCCCGCTTCATCAAGACCCCCAACAGAACTTCTTAGCACAG ATTGTGGGAAGGAAGTATATCCGACTCTATTCAGTGAATGAAACCGAAAACTTATATCCATTTGAAAGTTCACTTCTTCACAACACCAGTCAG GTGGATATTGAAAATCCCGACCTGGACAAGTTCCCTAAATTTCCTCAATCCAAGTATCATGACTGCATTCTATCACCGGGTCAGCTCCTCTTCATCCCAGTGCAATGGTGGCACTATGTCAGAGCACTGGACATTAGTTTTTCCGTCAGTTACTGGtggtcctga
- the KDM8 gene encoding bifunctional peptidase and arginyl-hydroxylase JMJD5 isoform X2, producing the protein MQRSVWVSVRALLARSVEEFPVELGPEVDGSAAWCVREAAACVYRGEAGRCGQLGEQLMDYGWERLNGRGWREVSRDWRRLYSYGCLYRALGLCGTGGSMEEALRVCDLGLLLGAHIMDNVLGRLISTLQQHAHRTGTGPLTAGGLSDWSEPRLDSLIDSNGSEPRLDPLTAGVPSNGSEPRLGPLTDREPSNGSEPRLDPLSAREFSGRSDQNCEPESRMDPLFVINKNETLTEGSMSSDLHHKGKKRLMDDKCELEPGNCKTMPRPLTPVLELRSTIPKLLCPSLEHFKANYLVTQQPVILEGIIDHWPCMKKWSVDYIQRVAGCRTVPVELGSRYTDVDWSQKLMTINEFISKYILNQQGGTGYLAQHQLFDQIHELKEDISIPDYCCLGDGDEDDITINAWFGPAGTVSPLHQDPQQNFLAQIVGRKYIRLYSVNETENLYPFESSLLHNTSQVDIENPDLDKFPKFPQSKYHDCILSPGQLLFIPVQWWHYVRALDISFSVSYWWS; encoded by the exons ATGCAGCGCTCGGTGTGGGTCTCGGTCCGGGCTCTCCTGGCTCGGTCTGTGGAGGAGTTCCCGGTGGAGCTCGGGCCGGAGGTGGATGGCAGCGCGGCCTGGTGTGTGCGGGAAGCCGCGGCCTGTGTGTACAGAGGGGAGGCCGGGCGGTGCGGCCAGCTCGGGGAGCAGCTCATGGACTATGGCTGGGAGAGGCTGAACGGCCGCGGCTGGCGGGAGGTGTCCCGGGACTGGAGGCGGCTCTACTCCTACGGCTGCCTGTACAGAGCGCTGGGACTGTGCGGGACCGGGGGCAGCATGGAGGAGGCTCTCAGAGTGTGTGACCTGGGGCTGCTCCTGGGGGCCCACATCATGGACAACGTGCTGGGCCGGCTCATCAGCACCCTGCAACAACACGCACACAGAACCGGGACCGGCCCACTGACTGCCGGGGGGCTCAGTGACTGGTCAGAACCAAGGCTGGACTCACTGATTGACAGTAATGGGTCAGAACCAAGGCTGGACCCACTGACTGCCGGGGTGCCCAGTAATGGGTCAGAACCAAGGCTGGGCCCACTGACTGACAGGGAGCCCAGTAATGGGTCAGAACCAAGGCTGGACCCACTGTCTGCCAGGGAGTTCAGTGGCAGGTCAGACCAGAACTGCGAGCCAGAATCAAGGATGGACCCACTGTTTGTAATTAACAAGAATGAGACCCTGACAGAGGGATCTATGAGCTCAG atctGCACCATAAGGGAAAGAAGAGACTAATGGATGACAAATGTGAACTGGAACCAGGGAATTGCAAG ACTATGCCTCGCCCTCTCACACCTGTTCTGGAGTTACGAAGTACAATCCCGAAGCTCCTCTGTCCATCTTTGGAGCATTTCAAAGCAAATTACTTGGTTACACAGCAGCCGGTTATTCTAGAGGGCATCATTGACCATTGGCCATGTATGAAAAAATGGAG TGTGGATTACATTCAGAGAGTTGCAGGATGTCGAACTGTTCCAGTGGAGTTGGGATCCAGATACACAGATGTAGATTGGTCACAGAAATTAATGACTATAAATGAGTTTATCAGCAAATACATATTAAATCAG CAAGGCGGCACAGGATATCTCGCTCAGCATCAACTATTTGACCAG ATCCATGAACTGAAAGAAGACATAAGCATTCCAGATTATTGCTGCCTGGGTGATGGGGATGAAGATGACATTACCATCAATGCTTGGTTTGGTCCAGCAGGAACAGTGTCCCCGCTTCATCAAGACCCCCAACAGAACTTCTTAGCACAG ATTGTGGGAAGGAAGTATATCCGACTCTATTCAGTGAATGAAACCGAAAACTTATATCCATTTGAAAGTTCACTTCTTCACAACACCAGTCAG GTGGATATTGAAAATCCCGACCTGGACAAGTTCCCTAAATTTCCTCAATCCAAGTATCATGACTGCATTCTATCACCGGGTCAGCTCCTCTTCATCCCAGTGCAATGGTGGCACTATGTCAGAGCACTGGACATTAGTTTTTCCGTCAGTTACTGGtggtcctga
- the LOC134571770 gene encoding BRCA1-associated ATM activator 1-like, protein MPSFQPDLNVERAYLMDPECAQLLPHVCAILVDKSSLISDDSIFQKLQDWFKSLAKTVQVDKLLEENQCIVGILERVLNMEYKDNNLYAFTMRLTGILAASEEGFDYLQRKNIVEDYFGAFTLTSLIWENINVKMAWIDGLLDMIQHKIALHFLQTIGGMQVIINLQKDSSMFVACAANNLMAHAFITSAKIDGEPGMANITDLSDNACLLLSHLVQSLSSGCPSITSQAMKTLAGIFKGCTDVLAEIVWWDIMNSINSLLDQNPVRNVVNLEEMLLNAIRIPVFQNTNCNLWVTVKKALKNMHMTRSISLAAEILKLGNCPQDVNLQAMSVFLYPFHYVLKMSATHCKHPGMENNPLYQPVDAEYVMAMKSSCIPVLGLCLRQVRELCEMNSIKVEIPHQPVLNSIVTLLQFCIGQAASELSSGLSFSKKMIGCLRVQKAALDAIQALSHWTMNKESLEQTYNVLFAYLENSGSDVTIIKKTLQALLKWLRVSSEPEHNESWEHSIHFLNTLWPLIVKRLCSPNWEHRDTMLEFAAELVDTLQDRESFKQAIRASGIPQLVLDLLKDPESYVRSSAVSCLGRLVTIDNLHLRLEDTMSTETLKREILVPNFLNILSEDTDAFPRRAAMKVFVEWQKLGYIQTFHEPEKLLFRILHVAKEDCDWEVKVNALELANIFVDKTFETRVANRCPYTVGLPTNTSISGISEMVKQCDQVGLFPCLLDALCDCDRMVALKACEILLSLKSKLDGEDTCSSNSELNGIEWLEGNLRNWRLQSQHGALTIDTQDKTWARDILNKIDLVSIESSLSMGSSYSDQTPQSLLQDIQTALWGGDEQDADCY, encoded by the exons ATGCCCTCTTTCCAGCCCGATCTGAACGTGGAACGCG CCTACCTAATGGATCCCGAGTGTGCCCAGCTGCTCCCCCATGTTTGTGCCATACTAGTTGACAAAAGTTCACTTATATCAGATGACTCCATCTTTCAAAAATTACAGGACTGGTTCAAGTCTTTGGCTAAAACAG TACAAGTTGATAAATTATTGGAAGAGAATCAATGTATCGTAGGAATACTTGAAAGGGTCTTGAATATGGAATACAAGGATAATAATCTCTATGCATTTACAATGAGACTGACCGGAATTTTGGCAGCCTCTGAAGAGGGATTTGATTATCTGCAG AGGAAAAATATTGTGGAAGATTATTTTGGAGCATTTACATTGACCAGTTTGATCTGGGAGAACATTAATGTGAAAATGGCCTGGATTGACGGGTTGCTTGatatgatccagcacaaaatcgCACTTCACTTTTTGCAGACGATTG GAGGCATGCAGGTGATTATAAACCTACAGAAGGACAGCAGCATGTTTGTTGCCTGTGCAGCCAATAACCTAATGGCTCACGCTTTCATTACCAGTGCCAAGATAGATGGAGAGCCAGGCATGGCCAATATAACTGATTTGTCAGACAATGCGTGCTTGTTACTGAGTCATCTGGTGCAATCGCTCAGTTCTGGCTGTCCTTCCATTACAAGCCAAGCAATGAAAACGCTGGCGGGGATTTTTAAAGGCTGCACGGATGTATTGGCTGAAATTGTGTGGTGGGACATTATGAACAGTATCAATTCTCTTCTGGACCAGAATCCTGTCCGGAATGTTGTTAATTTAGAAGAGATGCTCCTTAATGCAATCAG GATTCCTGTCTTTCAAAATACAAATTGCAACCTGTGGGTCACTGTGAAAAAAGCACTTAAAAATATGCATATGACTCGGTCTATTTCTCTTGCTGCTGAAATTTTGAAGCTGGGTAACTG TCCACAGGATGTCAATCTGCAAgcaatgtctgtgtttctttatcCATTTCATTATGTATTGAAAATGTCTGCTACTCACTGCAAACATCCAG GTATGGAGAATAACCCATTGTATCAGCCAGTAGACGCGGAGTACGTTATGGCCATGAAATCGTCCTGTATTCCTGTGCTTGGCTTGTGTCTTCGTCAGGTCAGGGAGCTCTGTGAAATG AACAGTATCAAAGTGGAGATACCTCACCAGCCTGTGCTGAATTCCATTGTGACATTACTGCAGTTCTGCATCGGTCAAGCAGCCAGCGAATTATCTTCAGGGTTGAGTTTCAGTAAGAAAATGATTGGTTGCCTACGAGTGCAAAAGGCAGCGTTGGATGCCATCCAAGCTCTTTCACATTGGACAA TGAATAAAGAGTCCCTAGAACAGACATACAATGTGCTGTTTGCCTATCTCGAGAATAGTGGCTCGGATGTAACG ATTATAAAGAAGACTCTCCAGGCCTTATTAAAATGGCTGCGGGTATCTTCAGAGCCAGAACACAATGAGTCCTGGGAGCACAGCATTCATTTTCTAAACA ccctgTGGCCTTTAATAGTAAAACGCCTTTGCAGCCCAAACTGGGAACACCGTGACACAATGCTAGAATTTGCTGCAGAACTTGTAGACACCCTCCAAG ACCGCGAGAGTTTCAAACAAGCTATTAGGGCTTCAGGTATTCCTCAGCTGGTCTTGGATCTGCTAAAGGATCCAGAGAGTTATGTTCGATCAAGTGCTGTGAGCTGCTTGGGAAGGCTAGTTACTATTGATAACCTGCACCTAAGATTGGAAGATACCATGTCTACAGAAACATTGAAAAGAGAG ATCCTTGTGCCAAACTTCCTGAATATTTTATCTGAAGATACTGATGCTTTTCCCAGAAGAGCTGCAATGAAGGTATTTGTTGAATGGCAAAAGTTGGGCTATATCCAGACCTTTCATGAACCAGAGAAGCTGCTTTTTAGGATCCTGCATGTGGCAAAGGAAGACTGTGACTGGGAGGTGAAAGTTAATGCTCTGGAACTGGCCAATATCTTTGTAGATAAAACATTTGAAACACGTGTTGCCAACCGTTGTCCGTACACGGTAGGGTTACCTACCAACACAAGTATTTCTGGAATATCTGAAATGGTTAAACAATGTGATCAAGTAGGGCTTTTTCCATGTCTGTTGGATGCCCTTTGTGACTGTGATAGGATGGTGGCATTGAAAGCCTGTGAAATTCTCTTGTCCTTGAAGTCAAAGTTGGATGGTGAAGACACTTGCTCCAGTAATTCAGAACTTAATGGCATAGAATGGCTGGAGGGTAATTTGAGGAACTGGCGCCTTCAAAGCCAACATGGAGCACTTACAATTGATACACAAGACAAGACCTGGGCAAGAGACATCCTTAACAAAATAGATTTGGTTAGCATAGAGAGTTCTCTATCAATGGGTAGTAGCTATAGTGACCAAACACCGCAGTCCCTGCTACAGGATATTCAAACTGCATTGTGGGGAGGGGACGAACAAGATGCTGATTGTTATTAA